From Aspergillus luchuensis IFO 4308 DNA, chromosome 2, nearly complete sequence:
ccatcatcgcttGTATCAAAGCTACCTTCTCTCCGTAGTGCTTACCATCCCAACTATCAGCTTGAAGGGTCGCATTGTACATTCCCAGAGCATCCAAGCCTCTGTTGCGGGCTTCTTGGGCGGTGTCTTGTGAATACTGCCAGCTGGATGCGTGGATGTTGTCCCTCGAGTCCTTTTGAAGCCCAGGAGCTGTCGGACCTACCCAGAGAAAAGGGGTGTTCCGTCCACTGGCCTGGGCCAGTGTGAGCCATTCATCCATGCTGCTTTTAGCTGTAGACAGGGAATAGGAtgtggaaagggaaagactCAGGATCACGGGAACGGGTCTATTTCGGCCAACTCCTCGGGCGACCATTCGACGAAATTTGTCATACACACCCCTAGGGGCAGGAGAACTGGCTGTAGCGAGGAAGGCATGAGGAATACCTGAGAGCAAAAAGCATTGTCAGCAATCCAGCCCAGATGTGAGCATTGATGGTGACTAGGATGCTGGGGGTGCTTACGGGATGAACAAGCGTAAGGCCTGCGAGGGGCACTGCTTCCTTCTTGAGCGTATACCTCATCACTCGAAGTAATCCGCAGAGGTAGGCACGATCTACTGGTGAACTGGGATTCACATCGGCAATCATGGCCATGTCCTTTGTTTATCTCCCACTCTTTCAGGGATCCAGTGGCCAGGTCCTCCCGCAAAAGAATGTTGAAGCCTGCATAGGCATCGGCCAAGGTATCATCACCCACAAAGACGATTCCATCGAATTTCCGAAGAATGTCGCATACTTCGGCGCTAGTGAACCAACGATAAGAGCATCCTGGAAGGGAAGGTCAGTTTGAGTGTCAAGAAGGCCACTGTTGCCCCTCTGGAGCCCCTCCGAGAAGCCGAAGTGTCCGGAtacgagaaaagaaagaccatCGATTTGGCACTTGCCTTGAGAGGTATACGCAGCGTCAAAACCGTGACGCCCGCCATTGCTCATGGCGTTGAGCAGGGCATCACGAGATTGGCAGTATGGATTGCTTGAAGCACGTTCGCCATCACCGGGTTGAGGGGGGCTGAAGAGGGACAGGGAAGAAATGTCACACTCTTGACGACCCACATAGGGAGCCAGTAAACTATGTACAAGACGGGGCCAGATGAGTAATTGGGTCATGGACCAGGAAACGATGAGGTCAACcaagaaggggagagaaaaacaaGGAAACTGACAGGGAGAGGCATCCAGGGACTTACTCATTCGTGTCTTTGGGGGTGAGAGGCTGTTTGGAAGAGGCGTAGAAGGGGTAGTAGAAGACATCCCGTATCAGCCAGACGATATAAAAGACACCCAACACCCACAGACAAGCCATCAACTTGTACGTGGAGGATCGCCAGGTGACCCTACGAATCAAGCGTCGACCGTTGGGCCCTTCGATCGGGCCGCGTCGCTGTGGAGCATTGCTTTGCTGCATCCCGGAGAAAGGATAGGCAAGAGCTTCGTTCATAGTAGATGAAATTCCCAATGATTCGCTGTGAGAGGCACGACGGCGAGACATATTGGGTTTGTTTACATGAACATGCAGCTGGAGGGGTAGTAGTAcaagggggaagggagagagagtcaGGAAAGATGCATCTGCTGAAGTACCAGAAGCCCTTGTTTGCTTAGGTGACTGACTGCCCAGGGCTAATCCAGTCACAATGCAAGCTGAAGTCTCGGAATCAGGCAGGATTTCCCAGCCAACGTAATGGGGCCAGCCAGGGGAAGCACCCCGAGAGGGCAAATaggatagtagatagtatcgGAGtaggaagggagggaggggggtttgTGATTTGTGTGGTTTGAGGCCGGAGACAGGCCGTCTTCTCTGGCACGACTCGCCCGAACGGGTAATCAGAGAGGCACGTAGAAGTGATGGCGatggataatgatgatgatgatgatgatggggttaGGCGTGATAGTAAGACGTGGCGTTGGAAACACTGACTGCTAATTTCCTAAAGCAGGAAATAAACAATCACCACacgagagaaggagggggggtgtggtggaAGATGGGAGGGGGAGTAGCTGAAGAGTGGAGGGAGGCCTTTAGATGTCTCCTTCCGATTGGGATGATATTATTCCCAAGAATTGGTGCCTCTCTctgtttctccttctctctctctctctctctctctctctgtctctctctcctcgtcgtcttcttccttgctttctttctctctttgcttcgattctcttcttctgttctccTAGTCCTAACTGGACGTGACTTTGCTTTCCCTGCCACCTGAGATTTCCTTCAGTCAAAGTCGACGGTTGCCCCAAATCCGTTCCACCAAGTGGCCTCTCgttctttcctttttgagCCGGTTTCTACTTCCCACCCAGTCTTTGGCTCTGTTGGTTTGACTGGTTTGCTTTCAggctttattattttcttttttccccttcctttcttttttttttcttcctcttccaatttttcccctcttttttttcacttctgtctgtctgtctgtcttgtttGGTCTCCTCTGTCTTGGCTCACAAGTGgtcctctttttttcccctgaATATTAACCAATACGAAGGCTCCAATGACAGGACCACACACGCGCACACACAATGGGATCAACAGAGTGACAGAAATATAACCTAGAAGGCAATGGAGGGGCAAGTAGTAATTATGAAGGAGGGGCTAATTGACTGGTTCCGGGCCAGTGAAGGGCAGAGATTCGGCTTCAACAGCATGAGCGCAAAAAAGGCAATGCTGGGAAGGTTTGCGGATCCTCTCTATCGGGTTCCTGCCAATGAGTGAGTGCACAGCAACAACCCAGCCAGATAGTCTGGTAAACGCCTTCTCCAGTGCAATCGGGAAGATTAACAATAAGAATTgccaaagggaaaaagaaatatgagatccaaaacaagaaaaagccaACTAATCATCAAAAATCTatgaaaagggaagaaaaaaaaaagaaaatagataatagaaagGACAATTAGAAGAATGAATCCCAACGGAAGagggattgaagaagaaacccagaatacacacacacacacaaaaatTTCAGAGACCATAAATCAATACTAGtaatgaaatataataaatgagaaaaaaaaggtatgACGAGGGTTTTTGATGTTCGTGCAATGCCGGTTTgcatcatttttcttttcgcaCCCCAATTTTTTTTGTTCCTTTTGGGTTAGAACAATAAACCCACAGGGTAACGGAAATAAAAAACGAACAACTAAAAACCGACACATGCCCTCAATCAAAGCCGCTGGAACAAAATCCTGGGACAAGCCATCCTTCCACTGCATGTAAACAAACTGGTCGATGGATCCATtttacccccctcccttcttgTCCCGATCCATCAGTCCACAGCCGGGATGAGCTATAGCCATCATCATAACACATAAGAATGGCAACGAAACCCACTCCCGCACACAAATAATAACAAGCCTCGGGGGAAGAAATTGGTCCGTGACATCAAATCGGACACTTTCCACTCACCTATTATGGAAAAGTTTGCCCCTCTAAATCGTAATCACTGCGTTTCCCGACCACTTCGGGATCTGTCACAGATCACACAATCgatagaaaagaagtagataaataatcaaaaaagaatggaagaaaaatatatagtatgatagtgataaaaatatatatataaaaaaaaataaaaagttgAGGCCCAAGATAAGGTGGTGAGATCAACACCAAATCTGAAaccaaataaaaaaaaaacacaaaTAAAAGTATCGGTATCCCCCAGAGAAGTCCcgtggaaaagagaaagtgaACTCAGGGTCAACCCAAGAGGTTGCCGGTGCTTCCTCGGCGATTTTAAAACGGTCAACTCACACCGTACGGTGAGATGAGGGCCAGTCAGATAACCTGACGGGCAGATACTCGAGGTGACGACTAGTTCTTCGGTTGGTGGGCCAGACAGGTGTCAAAAAAGTTAACGAGACTCCACTGTTCAAGAAGGTTTCGGGCGGAAAGGACATGCGAAGAATTGAATGTGAGACCAGAGGGACGCCAGCTGGAGTTAACTGAACTATGGCCCCGGTAATTGCAAGCTAActaggggaggagagagccCCTTTAGGGGACGAACAAGGGCCTTAGTTAGAGCCAGTCCATGGtcacctttttttttatttaatgacagggggtgtgggtgggttgtCATCGACGggggtatgtgtgtgtgcgtgtgggcgtgtgtgtgtggaaaATCGGGCTCCATCTCTCGCAGACTCACattacttcttttcttcgaaAGTGATAGAGCAGAAATGACAGAAGATCATGACGACGCAATGATGGGTAAGGAGTCACCACCTGCCTGAAAGGCTTGGGTTGGGCATCCGTTTTCCATGACCGTTCATCtcaattttctcttttttaattttcttttcttcttccaatttttactttttctcccttcttgTTGCTCCGCCTCTTTTTCCAGCCCTATGCAGCGGTTTGGGGAGTGATAGGAGTTCTCACCGCGTCGCATCGTCTCTCATCCTCGCTCATCTTTATCAGGACGCGGCCTCGCCTGATTGGCTCTCCCCGTCAGTGGACTAACCATCGGAGATGCACCACGAGGATCTTCGCTGCTGCGGCCGTCGTTTAAATATTCCACCTGggtctctttgctttttcctgctGTTGTGTCCGTCCAGTGACTAAGTTCTAGAGGTAATGAACCCAAGTACAAAGCCACGATGTGGCGGTCCAGCAGATGGTTGCCCAGAACTTTCTTCATTTTTCGTATGCAGGGACAATACGGGATAGAACCACGAGCATACGTCCAGAACAATACAATTTTTAGCATTTTTCTTTATGTCATAAGAGGGATGTTGTCCTCTACCACATCTGCACTTTTTGTTTTCCCTTCATGAGACGATTTGTTTCTAGTTCAGCTTCCCCGTCAAGTGTTGCTAGCCATCAACGTGGCAGGTGACTAGAATTCTATTCATCCAGACCCTATGGGAAGTGGTCACGAGGCCGATCCCAACAGCGATAAACTCCAGCGATAAACTCCCCAGAGAGTTACTGACTACTAATTGGGAGCCGGTGTACACGGTATACATAAGCTTGTTGAGAACCTCGTGAAGAACCACGGATCACTGGGGACACCCGCGGGAAGGGGTGAAACCTAATCAGGGTGTACCTTGACAAAAGCAGCCAGCTGCGTTTTTAAGATGGAGGGAAGAGACAAAGAAGCAAATCCGAGGCTGACAAGGAACAAGGGACTCTAGACTACCTTACTAGTATAACTGTTACTCTTGCTGGATGGGGTTCTGGCCAGTCGGAGTGTGCGCGTGCCCCGGATTCGAACCAGCCTCGGACGAAGGGGAGATCCGGAGAAAGGTTCAGCTTGACACCGGCAATCCCGTGTGCGTCGACCTAGTTATTGCTCGTGACTCCAGCTATCTACTAACTATTTCTTGACTAGTCAATAGTTGACACACACTACAGTGACTACCCAGGCCCGGAGAATATCAGCTTAAGTAAGATGAAGGTGCATATAatgccaccagcagcagcaagggtCACATCGACACATCTCCACAGACACAGTCGGCTGAAAGGGTCTGCGCGATGAGGcaagaggggagggtgatggAACATGGCCAGCCATGACCAATTTCCTCCGTAGAGGGCAGATCTGCGATGTTCAATGTCTGTCCGccagcagagcagagcagagcaggCGATTCACGGAGTATTTGAGCCCGGAGTGTTCCTGCTTTTCCCTAAGACCGGGTGGTGCAATGGGccttttctttaataatccTTATAAAAGAGTGGCTCCGAATCGGCAGAAGAAATAACAATATCCTCGGCCAAGCACGGGATCGCAGACGGCAACTGCCCCCCACCAGCACACGTGACTCTTCACTCCCCGGGAATTGAGCGTCTCAGTCTCCGCAGCTGCCCATCCAAAAAGAgtcattcctcctccaccggtcGGTCTGCCCACTTCCCTCCGCCCGtgctctctttcctttttctctcgaCTTTCCCACCAGCACCCCCCAAAGTGTCTCGATCGGTCTGAAAAAGTAGGATCTCTTCTTGGCTAttgtttgttctttttttccctatcTATATTGTACCCCGTGGTGGTATATATCTCTCTGTCTCCTGCCCACCCGAGTTCCTGGTTCTCTGCGCAGGCACCATTCCGGGGATCTTCATACCGCCCGCCGTTCCGAGCTCGCCTGCGAGCGGAGGTGTCCCTCAACCTCGGTAGTCCTTCTCCCACCTCTCTCACTCCTTACCAACTATCACAATTGACTGACCAGCTATTCGACCAGCTGCTCTCAATAACTTGGAGCGCCTGTATATTTCGCATTGGTTGTATCGAGTGCTATTCCAGGCCGTCTGGCCTGATCCTCGCGTTGACATCATGTGGAAGCCGTCGGAGAGTCTGATGAACACCATCAGACATTATGCCAGCTTCCCTGCTACTGGTGTCTCTCTCCGGCAGATGGTGCAGTTTGGAGATAGGCCCTCCACAGGTAAAGacttcttgttttcttttacaAGcactcctctctttctttcaactTCTTGAGTGTTCACCCCGCTAACCTCATGATCTTTCCCCCTCACCAGGCACCCTCTTTCGCGCCTCACAGTTCCTTTCCGAAGAACTCCCAATACGTCTCGCTCATCGGGTCCAGGATCTTGGAGAACTTCCAGATGGTCTCAGTGAAATGCCATCTATCAAGAAGGTCCAGGACTGGTACGCACAGTCGTTCGAGGTATGACTCATACCCGCCGCTGGAAGTTGGTTCTCGGGTGACCGACTGACATGTGATAACGTAGGAAATCATCAACCTCCCTCGACCTACTCTGACCCAGGAAGTCAAAACTCGTCTGCTCCGTCCGGGGAGGCTCAACGGAGGTACTTCGAGGATCCTCTCCGAGACCACACAGAACCCTAGCATCCGTGAAGGACAATACCGCTCGTCTCCCTCGTCCCTGTTGAACGGCAACGGCAACGGCAAAGGCGCCGCCGTGGGCCGAAGATACTATGCTCCTTCTGATGACCATGGAGATTGGCCCCCGGAACTGAATGACTACAATGAACGCTTCGCCAAGACTTTGCAGCACATCAAGCGGAGACACGACAGTGTTGTGACTACCGTGGCTCAAGGTATCCTCGAATGGAAACGAAAGCGCCAACGTCTGCAGATTGATTCCACCGTACAGTCCTTCCTTGATCGGTTTTACATGTCCCGGATTGGTATACGAATGTTGATCGGTCAACATATCGCATTAACGGAACAAACGCATGTGCGACAACCAAACTATGTCGGTATCATCTGTACGAAAACCAATGTGCGCGAGGTCGCCCTTGAGGCTATCGACAACGCTCGCTTCGTCTGTGAGGATTACTATGGTCTCTTTGATGCCCCCAAAGTGCAACTTGTCTGCAAGGAAGATCTGAACTTCATGTATGTTCCGGGTCACTTGTCCCATATGCTCTTTGAAACCTTGAAGAACTCCTTGCGTGCGGTCGTGGAAGCCCACGGCGCAGACAAGGATGCCTTCCCGGTCACCAAGGTCATCATCGCGGAGGGCAAAGAAGACATTACGATCAAGATTTCCGACGAAGGTGGTGGCATCCCTCGCTCCGCCATCCCCTTGGTCTGGACGTACATGTACACTACCGTAGAGCAAACTCCTAGCCTGGATCCCGACTTTGACAAGAGTGACTTCAAGGCTCCCATGGCTGGTTTTGGATACGGTCTGCCGATCAGTCGACTGTATGCTCGCTACTTTGGTGGCGATCTGAAGCTGATCAGTATGGAAGGGTGAGTGCCAAGGTCCCGACCAATGTGAACGACCCAAGGTGACTAACCACACGCTAGGTACGGCACTGATGtctatctccatctcaacCGGCTCTCTTCGAGCTCGGAGCCCCTGCAATGACAATTACCAGTCATGAGGGATGGTCGTGTCCGGTTCTCCACTTCCCACCGACTGCATCCTTTCTACACAGAACCggatccaccaccatcccaagGATTGACGCCGATGAATATTCAAAGCGCACGGATGCGCAATCGGGAAGTTTCCGAACGCAAGCAAGTTGGAGATGCAGCAATTCTACTCAACGCTGAGACGCGTGGATAAAGTAGATGCAATTTTGCTTGGCGCTTACCCTCGCCCAGTCAACACGCCCATGCCGACGCACTAGACTGGAGTACTAGTGGGGACAGAACTTCTAGAGAACTATAAGCCACGAAACCTTGTCATACCATGGCTCAACATGTGACATGGTCGGCCCCCTTGCAGGCCTTGTGGGTGGAAAGGTGCTACTACCATTTTTATACTTGTTGAAAAGTGTTGCGCTGGCATTCCCCTGTGTTTTTGGGAGGATGTATTGAGATTCAGGCCGCATTTCTGGTCTATTAGATACCCTTTTTGGTACGATGGATCCGCGTTGGAAGACACAGACGCTCATGCATTCATTGACCTGAGTCGTATTTTGGAGATCTATCTATACACCACTATAGATGATTGGGCGCCTGTGCCTGCATGCTTCCCTGGACACCATCTTTTgttgcttgtttgcttgcCATTATTTTATTGCTATTGGTTACCTTGCATGTTATGCATGAGTCGCAACCCTCCTTGTATAGTATGTTTCTTACGGATTGACGGAATATGGTACGGTATGGTTTTGGATAGGATTTGTATGTACACAAACGCAGCGTTGAATCATTGTTTGGATATGTGAATAATACACCCTAGAATTAAACCCGTAAGAGAAGCTTAGcatctacttagtactactcctcaaccaaccccctcctcctctccctctcccgaTACGACGCCGACTGCtgcaaccccctcccccctctcactcccctccccacccgaTCCGGcgtccccatcctccccttcatcttcgacgcCGCCGACCCAGACCCGGAGATCGACCCCGACCCCACCGACGCAGGCGACGACTGCATCCCCCCAGCACCGCTAGCACTGACCGATCCCCCCCGTCCCGCACGCTCCATCAtcggcctcctccaccccgcaTCATCCGTCTCatacacatccaccacctgtCGCGGCACAATCATCGCAACCGtcgacaacgacgacgaagcaATACTGCTCGTGCTAGGATGCTGTACCGTGAACCGGTCTGCGCGGATCGAGGCCGCGGCTTCGGGGTCCTCCGGGGCGAGAAGGCGGGATAGAAATCGGCGGCGGCATTGGGGGAGGGTCTGTATATTATTCATTCGTACTGATTTAGTGATGCATTTATAGGGAAGAAGTGGGGTAGGGGGAGAAGTTCTTACCTCCTGATGCGCCAACGCTTGTATAGTCAGTAGTTCCCTGTCTAGGAGGACACATAACGCGGCGTGGCGGTCTTCGCGGAGGCGAGTGCGTATTTGACGTTCTTGGTCGAGGGTTGTTTGGTAGAGAGTCGGGCCTAGGttgggggttggtgttgttgggtaGGCTTGTTGATTTGTTAgtggttttcttttggttttggtttgATTGTTGTAATAGTGGTGAAATAAAGGTGGTTATGGTTGATTGTGAGGTGCTTGCTTGCTAAGTGCTGTGGTTGGGGAGAATACTTACTATACCCCATTATACCCGACTGAGGCCGCGAAGACTGTAACGAGTACTCTACCTGCAtatcgtcatcgtcctccGCCGACTCGCTCTCTTCGAGGTCGAGTTCGCGGATTAAAGAGTCTTCATCGCCTTCGAATGCTTGGATGTAGATCTCTTCTGGGTAGTCGGTTTCGAgttcttcgtcctcgtcatcatcggcaaTCACGATGGGGTCACCTTGGCGACGGCCGGGGTTGGGtgtggggatgttggggttgaacattatttcttcttttttctcttctttgtttctttcgtTGAGGAATTGATATTGAGGTGTGATTGGGGGGTAGTGCGTGGAGGATGTACGTTtttgtttgtgtgtgtggtaTATGCGCAGAGCGGGTATTGTTCAAGTCGCTCCGTTTAGCATGTGATTATGCGTAATGCGCGCTGATAGGAAGCACGGAGATCATTGATAAATGGTTGGAAGTTGTAAGTAGGATTGTGTATATGTAAGAAGTGCAGAAAGTATGCTGGTATGTCGATAGACAGAGTGGAGGTGCTGTGGgctgtgggtgtgtgtgatTCGTGCTCAAAAGTATTCGG
This genomic window contains:
- a CDS encoding uncharacterized protein (COG:S;~EggNog:ENOG410PWQS;~TransMembrane:1 (i41-61o)) → MNEALAYPFSGMQQSNAPQRRGPIEGPNGRRLIRRVTWRSSTYKLMACLWVLGVFYIVWLIRDVFYYPFYASSKQPLTPKDTNDLLAPYVGRQECDISSLSLFSPPQPGDGERASSNPYCQSRDALLNAMSNGGRHGFDAAYTSQGCSYRWFTSAEVCDILRKFDGIVFVGDDTLADAYAGFNILLREDLATGSLKEWEINKGHGHDCRCESQFTSRSCLPLRITSSDEVYAQEGSSAPRRPYACSSRIPHAFLATASSPAPRGVYDKFRRMVARGVGRNRPVPVILSLSLSTSYSLSTAKSSMDEWLTLAQASGRNTPFLWVGPTAPGLQKDSRDNIHASSWQYSQDTAQEARNRGLDALGMYNATLQADSWDGKHYGEKVALIQAMMVINWLAML
- a CDS encoding PDK/BCKDK family protein kinase (COG:T;~EggNog:ENOG410PHX7;~InterPro:IPR005467,IPR003594,IPR036890,IPR018955, IPR039028,IPR004358,IPR036784;~PFAM:PF10436,PF02518;~go_function: GO:0004672 - protein kinase activity [Evidence IEA];~go_function: GO:0016772 - transferase activity, transferring phosphorus-containing groups [Evidence IEA];~go_process: GO:0016310 - phosphorylation [Evidence IEA]) produces the protein MWKPSESLMNTIRHYASFPATGVSLRQMVQFGDRPSTGTLFRASQFLSEELPIRLAHRVQDLGELPDGLSEMPSIKKVQDWYAQSFEEIINLPRPTLTQEVKTRLLRPGRLNGGTSRILSETTQNPSIREGQYRSSPSSLLNGNGNGKGAAVGRRYYAPSDDHGDWPPELNDYNERFAKTLQHIKRRHDSVVTTVAQGILEWKRKRQRLQIDSTVQSFLDRFYMSRIGIRMLIGQHIALTEQTHVRQPNYVGIICTKTNVREVALEAIDNARFVCEDYYGLFDAPKVQLVCKEDLNFMYVPGHLSHMLFETLKNSLRAVVEAHGADKDAFPVTKVIIAEGKEDITIKISDEGGGIPRSAIPLVWTYMYTTVEQTPSLDPDFDKSDFKAPMAGFGYGLPISRLYARYFGGDLKLISMEGYGTDVYLHLNRLSSSSEPLQ
- a CDS encoding uncharacterized protein (COG:S;~EggNog:ENOG410PZK4) is translated as MFNPNIPTPNPGRRQGDPIVIADDDEDEELETDYPEEIYIQAFEGDEDSLIRELDLEESESAEDDDDMQVEYSLQSSRPQSGIMGYTYPTTPTPNLGPTLYQTTLDQERQIRTRLREDRHAALCVLLDRELLTIQALAHQEVRTSPPTPLLPYKCITKSVRMNNIQTLPQCRRRFLSRLLAPEDPEAAASIRADRFTVQHPSTSSIASSSLSTVAMIVPRQVVDVYETDDAGWRRPMMERAGRGGSVSASGAGGMQSSPASVGSGSISGSGSAASKMKGRMGTPDRVGRGVRGGRGLQQSASYRERERRRGLVEE